A genomic window from Amblyraja radiata isolate CabotCenter1 chromosome 18, sAmbRad1.1.pri, whole genome shotgun sequence includes:
- the rbm15b gene encoding putative RNA-binding protein 15B yields MKRQSERDSSPGSAPGSGPGSRSAKRARERDRERERECRGGREECDGNRGGGGGGGGGGVGNYHKAALSAKHPGRSRSRSRDRPAGGGAGEKSNSNSRREDRGDHHHHHHEPTRLPTARTSSAQKSKGDNSRPTGLEYKTLVVSNLGSQLTDEAVEDGLFHEFKKFGEVSVNATHTPEGGRLAYVHFRHHEDAKEARHAKGRLVLYDRPLKIEPVYPKRRSCTPPEVNYVPIHTGYQYRQRSLSPGACALRDQRTRHANYPIEVVPLPRERERSLDYYGLYDERGRAFSYPVQEDDLMPEDDKRATRNLFIGNLDHNISESDLRRAFEKYGIIEEVVIKRPPRGQGGAYGFLKFQNLDMAHRAKVAMSGRMIGRNHVKIGYGKANPTTRLWVGGLGPLTSLAALAREFDRFGSIRTIDYVKGDSFAYIQYESLDAAQAACAQMRGFPLGGPDRRLRVDFAKVEDVRYQQPYPQAPLPMHYELLPDGYSRHRSLEREARARERTPPLPPFHERDRNFSDGDWSSPAKALDRRNNADGYNASVRSRSRDRWPSERENDRSSAATKPWDERRKRRSLSNDRARPVHSPFEERVRAKPRGSLEPSPDKRNRDSRVADGVVDKEPISASAPEDRRPPLDEKLLQDAHEPVQHKKKDSERNHRTIEIDVETKASIEAPKVESKKPANLLEFAQALSLAWNGVLVLKNSCFPTNMFTLEGDAAITLALLKDSATGAKVSQLKIAQRLRLDQPKLDEVTRRIKQGSPDGYAVLLAVQAPQGAEGGDGAVAVEPGLQQRLLRNLVSYLKQKQAAGVISLPIGGVKDKDNTGMLYAFPPCVFSQQFLQTAMRTLGKVDEEHLIVVIVRDSV; encoded by the coding sequence ATGAAGAGACAGAGCGAGCGCGACTCGAGCCCGGGGTCGGCCCCAGGTAGCGGGCCCGGCAGCAGGTCGGCCAAACGAGCTAGGGAGAGGGACCGGGAACGAGAGCGGGAGTGCCGGGGCGGGCGGGAGGAGTGCGATGGGaaccgaggaggaggaggaggaggaggaggaggcggcgtaGGCAACTACCATAAGGCCGCGCTGAGCGCCAAACATCCGGGCCGGAGTAGAAGTAGGAGCCGGGATAGGCCAGCGGGTGGAGGAGCGGGAGAAAAGTCGAATAGCAATAGCCGTAGGGAGGACAGGGgggaccaccatcaccaccatcacgAGCCCACCAGGTTGCCTACTGCCAGGACCAGTTCGGCGCAGAAAAGTAAAGGGGACAACAGCAGGCCCACAGGCCTGGAGTACAAGACCCTGGTGGTCAGCAACCTGGGGTCTCAGCTGACGGATGAGGCAGTGGAGGATGGCCTCTTCCACGAGTTCAAGAAGTTTGGAGAGGTGAGCGTCAACGCTACCCACACGCCCGAGGGGGGCCGACTGGCATACGTGCACTTTCGGCACCACGAGGACGCCAAGGAAGCGAGGCATGCCAAGGGCCGACTGGTGCTTTATGACCGGCCCCTTAAAATCGAGCCTGTGTACCCCAAAAGGAGGAGCTGCACTCCACCGGAGGTGAACTATGTACCCATCCACACTGGGTATCAGTATCGGCAGCGCTCTTTGTCACCTGGCGCATGTGCACTCAGAGATCAGAGGACGAGACATGCCAATTATCCTATTGAAGTGGTACCACTGCCAAGGGAGCGTGAGCGGTCATTAGATTATTATGGGTTATATGATGAACGTGGACGAGCCTTCAGCTACCCGGTGCAGGAAGACGATTTGATGCCTGAGGATGATAAGCGGGCCACCCGGAATTTGTTTATTGGCAACTTGGACCACAACATCTCAGAGAGTGATTTGCGCCGTGCTTTTGAGAAGTACGGTATCATCGAAGAAGTAGTTATTAAGCGCCCGCCAAGGGGGCAAGGAGGTGCATACGGGTtcttaaaatttcagaatttggaCATGGCGCACCGGGCCAAGGTGGCCATGTCAGGCCGTATGATCGGCAGGAACCATGTAAAAATTGGATATGGCAAAGCCAACCCAACGACTCGCTTGTGGGTGGGTGGTTTGGGGCCTCTGACGTCACTGGCTGCACTAGCCAGGGAGTTTGACCGCTTTGGCAGCATTCGGACCATTGACTACGTGAAAGGCGACAGCTTTGCGTACATACAGTATGAGAGTTTAGATGCCGCCCAGGCTGCCTGTGCACAGATGCGAGGCTTTCCTCTGGGGGGGCCCGATCGTCGATTGAGGGTTGATTTTGCCAAGGTTGAAGATGTACGCTACCAACAGCCTTACCCCCAGGCACCACTGCCCATGCATTATGAGCTTCTACCAGACGGGTACAGTCGTCACCGAAGCCTGGAGCGAGAGGCCCGAGCCCGCGAGCGAACCCCGCCACTGCCCCCATTTCACGAACGGGACAGGAACTTTTCCGATGGCGACTGGAGCAGCCCAGCCAAGGCTCTGGATCGTCGCAACAATGCCGATGGCTACAATGCCTCGGTCCGCAGCCGCAGCAGAGATCGTTGGCCGAGCGAGCGAGAGAACGACCGCAGTTCTGCGGCTACCAAGCCATGGGATGAGCGACGGAAACGCCGGAGCCTCTCCAATGATCGTGCCCGGCCTGTCCATTCACCCTTCGAGGAACGGGTGAGAGCAAAGCCACGGGGCTCATTGGAGCCAAGTCCAGACAAGAGGAACAGGGACAGCAGGGTGGCAGATGGGGTGGTTGACAAGGAGCCGATCTCTGCTTCTGCCCCAGAGGATCGTCGCCCGCCCCTCGATGAAAAATTGCTCCAGGATGCTCATGAACCAGTGCAACATAAAAAGAAAGACAGTGAACGTAATCACAGAACTATTGAGATTGATGTAGAGACTAAAGCTAGTATTGAGGCTCCAAAAGTTGAGTCCAAGAAACCAGCCAATTTGTTGGAGTTTGCCCAGGCACTGTCACTGGCCTGGAACGGTGTCCTTGTACTAAAAAATAGTTGTTTTCCAACAAACATGTTCACACTAGAGGGTGACGCTGCAATCACCCTTGCCCTCCTAAAGGACTCTGCAACAGGTGCCAAAGTGTCTCAGCTGAAGATCGCGCAGCGTCTCCGCCTAGACCAACCCAAATTGGATGAGGTGACCCGTCGCATCAAGCAGGGCAGCCCTGATGGCTATGCTGTTCTGCTTGCTGTGCAAGCCCCCCAGGGGGCTGAGGGCGGTGACGGGGCAGTGGCAGTTGAACCTGGCCTCCAACAACGGCTCTTGCGGAATCTGGTGTCCTACTTGAAACAGAAGCAGGCGGCGGGGGTGATCAGTTTGCCCATTGGTGGGGTGAAGGACAAGGACAACACTGGCATGCTGTACGCCTTCCCACCCTGTGTCTTCTCCCAGCAGTTCCTGCAGACGGCAATGAGGACATTGGGGAAAGTGGATGAAGAGCATTTGATTGTGGTAATAGTACGGGACTCGGTCTGA